The uncultured Sphaerochaeta sp. genome includes the window TCCGCACTCATCCCGCTCTCGGGGGAGATGTCTATTCCCAACCCACTGTCAAGGAGTGCCTTATACAAAGGAGCAGCTTGGTTACCAAGCAAGAGGTCAACCAGCGTAGAGAGGGTGACAACCTGCAAAGGATCGGTGACATCAGTCGTTGCCCAGGAAAGCACCACCGAGGCGCTTTCCTTTGTCTGTCCTTCTTCCATTGGACTGGTAAGGGTAACATTCCTTTCTTTTTTCCAAGGCTCAGATGTTGGACAGAGGCTGTTAACCTTGAGAGAACCACGTGTCTTCAGGTACTCCTCATCAAGGAATGAGAGGTACTGCCCTACCTCAAGGTCACCATACAAAAAGAGCTTACAGTTTGAAGGATGATAAAACTGGCTATAGAAGGATCTGAACTGCTGATAATCCAAACGGACGATCTGCTCTGGGTTACCTCCGGACTCAAAGGAGTATGGGGTATCGGGAAAGAGGGAGCGTATGCTACCCTTGCCGACGATTGAATCATGATCGGCACTGTCTCCCAGCATTTCATTGTAGACTACTCCCTCGAAGTGGCAACTCTCCTCGTCACAAACGAGGCGTACACCCTCCTGCCAGAAGGTCTCCTCACGAAGCAGGGGAGCGAATACAGCATCGGTATATACATGGAAAAGGTTCTCAAAATCTTTCTGTAAGGGGCTTGCACCAGGATACAGGGTCTTAT containing:
- a CDS encoding insulinase family protein, with amino-acid sequence MAGSQRYPVRDPFMTLLKGSTNTFMNAMTYPDKTLYPGASPLQKDFENLFHVYTDAVFAPLLREETFWQEGVRLVCDEESCHFEGVVYNEMLGDSADHDSIVGKGSIRSLFPDTPYSFESGGNPEQIVRLDYQQFRSFYSQFYHPSNCKLFLYGDLEVGQYLSFLDEEYLKTRGSLKVNSLCPTSEPWKKERNVTLTSPMEEGQTKESASVVLSWATTDVTDPLQVVTLSTLVDLLLGNQAAPLYKALLDSGLGIDISPESGMSA